A section of the Sceloporus undulatus isolate JIND9_A2432 ecotype Alabama chromosome 3, SceUnd_v1.1, whole genome shotgun sequence genome encodes:
- the METTL21C gene encoding protein-lysine methyltransferase METTL21C yields MISTQHQLILERAQRIMEKEKLLEDKPEFEDSNYSLASESGPRVFQILQKWVPRASYYFDKEHYCYAGHQIIIHESIESLGAVVWPGALALCQYLESNQQEINLRDKKILEIGAGTGLVSIVASILGAFVTATDLPEVLQNLEYNISKNTQNMNVHKPEVRKLVWGENLNEDFPKATHRYDFIVATDVVYHHTALDTLLETIGYLCQPGTVLLWANKFRFSTDYDFLDKVSNIFNVTQLAEFPESNVKLFKGTIREN; encoded by the exons ATGATTTCTACACAGCACCAGTTGATCCTTGAGCGAGCACAAAgaataatggaaaaggaaaaactgCTTGAAGATAAACCTGAATTTGAGGACAGCAACTATTCTCTAGCATCTGAATCAG GGCCACGTGTGTTCCAAATATTGCAGAAATGGGTTCCAAGGGCCTCTTATTACTTTGACAAAGAACATTATTGTTACGCTGGCCACCAGATCATCATTCATGAATCCATCGAAAGCCTCGGAGCCGTAGTATGGCCTGGT GCTCTTGCTTTGTGTCAGTACCTGGAATCAAATCAACAAGAAATCAACCTCAGAGATAAGAAGATACTTGAAATTGGAGCTGGAACAGGTCTGGTGTCCATTGTAGCGAGTATACTAG GTGCTTTTGTTACTGCTACTGACTTGCCTGAGGTACTTCAAAACCTGGAGTACAATATTTCAAAGAACACACAGAATATGAATGTTCACAAGCCTGAAGTAAGAAAGCTGGTTTGGGGAGAGAATCTCAATGAAGACTTCCCTAAAGCAACTCATCGTTACGATTTCATTGTGGCCACAGATGTTGTGTATCACCACACAGCTTTGGATACTCTTCTAGAGACAATAGGCTACTTGTGTCAGCCTGGGACAGTCTTGTTATGGGCAAACAAATTCAGATTCAGCACAGATTATGACTTTTTGGACAAAGTCAGCAATATATTTAATGTCACACAACTGGCAGAATTTCCAGAGTCAAACGTCAAATTGTTCAAAGGTACAATTCGAGAAAATTAA